The Cervus canadensis isolate Bull #8, Minnesota chromosome X, ASM1932006v1, whole genome shotgun sequence genome contains a region encoding:
- the LOC122435870 gene encoding E3 ubiquitin-protein ligase RLIM-like, producing the protein MESSDSDDEEDSVSVRRRDQKDRKAREDDYYRFVSDLSEEDYILMRDNNLLGPLGESTEEELLQRLQLMKENLRQNSDENPERHASDDTSSDDSVLDCLTTSGQTENVTSEQKEYPSWGEDSQSSANSDELRFGLERNLDWDDENSNPEDECVASAKLPRREDTEDSQRQLENPQSEPLFTTPSASEQDTMETLMEVPLTRSQRRLRSRSPVYRRTRARTDSWSPPHSRWEYFPSTNEDIPSQTFKEPPICENETFSRTGHEETLRQQMPRHELQTRDLTETSTTRNAADEECDSDTTCSSESWEVMETNLTTPFNLEVERVHCPACSLIDSRISRTQLTSDSLNITTTSESEEEVLQPMLSYSDEGNESASVNTIRNPVHRILNITTVSFPSISWQTMIGFSYSSNLMDSDSNLEHSVSPPSEYIERAESPNERHGPSGSDSRPGSASNARYNPDLSLIVISDSSPYSISSSASSPILISSSNDEDSETSSLILVENEERILSIGLSETGQEHGRMSPIILDDSDSGSSISLDEFLLLNEADPHQTTGLTTTQIENLPLRYFAENDSHEVCTICITEYTAGNMLRILPCSHEYHCACIDRWLEEHSNCPICRGPVVDPPEADNSM; encoded by the exons ATGGAAAGCTCAGATTCCGACGATGAAGAAGACAGCGTTTCGGTCCGACGCAGAgatcagaaagacagaaaagctCGAGAAGATGATTACTACAGATTCGTAAGTGATCTGAGTGAAGAAGATTACATACTTATGAGGGACAACAATTTGCTCGGCCCCCTAGGTGAAAGTACAGAAGAAGAGTTGTTGCAGAGACTgcaattaatgaaagaaaacctaCGACAAAACTCAGATGAAAATCCAG AGAGACATGCTTCAGATGATACATCCAGTGATGACTCTGTACTAGACTGCCTTACTACTTCCGGACAAACTGAAAATGTGACAAGTGAGCAAAAAGAATATCCGTCTTGGGGAGAAGACAGCCAAAGTAGTGCTAATAGTGATGAGCTCAGATTTGGCTTAGAAAGAAATCTTGACTGGGATGATGAAAACTCAAATCCAGAGGATGAATGTGTAGCATCTGCAAAACTTCCCAGGAGAGAAGATACGGAAGACAGCCAAAGACAACTGGAAAATCCACAGTCTGAGCCACTATTTACAACACCATCTGCATCAGAACAAGATACAATGGAAACATTAATGGAAGTCCCACTGACTAGAAGTCAGAGAAGACTAAGAAGTAGGAGCCCAGTCTATCGCAGAACCAGAGCAAGGACTGACAGTTGGTCACCTCCACATTCACGGTGGGAATATTTTCCAAGTACTAATGAAGATATACCATCTCAGACTTTTAAAGAACCTCCCATATGTGAGAATGAGACATTTTCTAGAACTGGGCATGAAGAAACATTGAGACAGCAAATGCCTCGACATGAGTTGCAAACTAGGGATCTTACTGAAACTTCTACAACTAGGAATGCTGCAGATGAAGAATGTGATTCAGATACAACATGCAGTAGTGAATCTTGGGAAGTGATGGAAACAAATCTAACCACACCCTTCAATCTTGAAGTAGAACGAGTTCATTGTCCAGCATGTTCTCTGATAGACAGCAGAATTAGTAGAACTCAGTTAACATCTGACTCACTGAACATCACTACCACttcagaaagtgaggaagaagtaCTTCAGCCTATGCTTTCATATTCTGATGAGGGCAATGAGAGTGCTTCTGTCAATACCATCAGAAATCCCGttcatagaattttaaatataacaacTGTTTCATTTCCGAGTATATCATGGCAGACAATGATAGGATTTAGTTACTCAAGTAATCTTATGGACAGTGACAGTAATTTAGAGCATAGTGTCTCACCTCCAAGTGAATACATAGAAAGGGCAGAATCACCAAATGAAAGACATGGACCCAGTGGTAGTGATAGTCGACCTGGTTCTGCTTCAAATGCTAGATATAATCCTGATTTAAGTTTAATAGTGATCTCAGACTCAAGCCCCTATTCAATTTCTAGTTCTGCATCCAGTCCTATCTTAATTTCTAGCTCAAATGATGAAGATTCAGAAACTAGCTCTCTGATCTTGGTAGAGAATGAAGAAAGAATCTTATCAATAGGCTTATCAGAGACTGGGCAAGAACATGGACGAATGTCCCCAATAATACTTGATGATAGTGACTCTGGGTCCTCCATTAGCCTGGATGAGTTTCTCTTATTAAATGAAGCAGACCCACACCAAACTACAGGCCTTACAACAACACAGATTGAAAACTTGCCTTTAAGATATTTTGCAGAGAATGATTCACATGAAGTGTGTACCATTTGCATCACAGAATACACCGCAGGCAACATGCTACGCATCCTTCCATGTTCCCATGAATACCATTGTGCCTGCATCGATCGATGGCTGGAAGAACATTCGAACTGCCCTATTTGTCGTGGGCCAGTTGTGGATCCACCTGAGGCAGATAATTCTATGTGA